Proteins found in one Brevibacillus brevis genomic segment:
- a CDS encoding sensor histidine kinase yields MKHIWVKLAFVIMTVGACAVLFSSLLSVKEMDVHFSMYANEVRNQHNQEISRVALQAYQDNQGWGAEAYHKLEAVSEVLGLHITLLDQQQQVQNEWGKRPVHTSNYSVDKIPLVSKGVMIGQLVISHDDRSAYMTLESHFQWAHKNTTLWTMAVLLILVIIISIPLARTMVRPVVQVSTAAQRVARGNLSIRVPEPRGKDEVTSLVAAFNNLVQSLEHQEELRKRLTSDIAHELRTPLNTLLAQVEGMIDGIWEATPKNLESTRSEVLRLSRLVRDLDQVIQVESGSLQMRSEEVELREVVKEVTESMSATFARAQVNFHFKGDHVAWIKGDRQRLAQIVANLLTNACKYTPAGGEVVVTVDKPSTMVRLQVKDNGTGIDQKDLPYVFERFYRGDRSRARERGGAGLGLTIVKGIVEAHKGIISLDSRVGEGTTITILFPSQAYEGEK; encoded by the coding sequence ATGAAGCATATTTGGGTAAAGCTCGCCTTTGTGATCATGACAGTCGGTGCTTGCGCTGTTCTTTTTTCCTCGTTGTTGTCCGTAAAGGAAATGGATGTTCATTTTTCCATGTATGCCAATGAAGTGAGGAATCAGCATAACCAGGAAATATCGCGTGTCGCACTCCAGGCGTATCAGGACAATCAAGGCTGGGGAGCGGAAGCCTATCATAAGCTTGAAGCGGTTTCTGAGGTCTTGGGATTGCATATCACACTCCTCGATCAACAGCAACAAGTACAAAACGAATGGGGCAAGCGGCCAGTCCATACGAGCAATTACAGTGTAGACAAGATTCCCCTTGTCAGTAAGGGAGTCATGATCGGGCAACTGGTGATTAGCCATGATGATCGCAGTGCGTATATGACATTGGAAAGTCATTTTCAATGGGCGCATAAAAACACAACATTGTGGACAATGGCTGTGCTGCTTATCCTGGTCATTATCATCAGCATACCACTCGCCCGGACTATGGTGCGTCCTGTCGTACAAGTGAGTACCGCAGCACAACGAGTCGCGCGAGGCAATCTGTCGATACGTGTACCGGAACCTCGTGGCAAGGATGAAGTTACGTCATTGGTCGCTGCCTTTAACAACCTGGTCCAAAGTCTTGAGCATCAGGAGGAGCTGCGCAAGCGACTGACCTCCGATATTGCCCATGAATTGCGAACTCCGTTGAACACCTTGTTGGCGCAAGTAGAGGGGATGATCGATGGCATATGGGAAGCGACTCCCAAAAATCTCGAAAGCACGAGGTCTGAGGTACTGCGGTTGAGCCGTCTCGTCCGTGATTTAGATCAGGTGATCCAAGTGGAGTCAGGCTCCTTGCAAATGCGCAGTGAAGAGGTGGAACTGCGTGAGGTTGTCAAAGAAGTCACCGAGTCGATGAGTGCGACGTTTGCCCGTGCCCAAGTGAATTTTCACTTCAAAGGAGATCACGTTGCCTGGATCAAAGGGGACAGGCAGCGACTGGCGCAAATCGTGGCCAATTTGTTGACGAATGCCTGCAAGTATACTCCAGCGGGTGGAGAAGTCGTAGTTACAGTGGACAAACCGAGTACGATGGTCCGGTTGCAAGTAAAGGACAACGGCACGGGTATCGACCAAAAGGATCTCCCGTACGTATTTGAGCGTTTTTATCGGGGAGATCGCTCACGAGCAAGGGAACGCGGTGGAGCAGGATTGGGGTTGACGATTGTGAAAGGGATTGTGGAGGCGCACAAGGGAATCATCTCGTTGGATAGTAGAGTGGGTGAGGGAACGACCATCACGATTTTGTTTCCGTCACAAGCTTATGAAGGCGAAAAGTAA
- a CDS encoding LysE family translocator: protein MFDWTTMGAFLAVVIGLFLIPGPAVLLTATRTVQGGRKAGIMAGLGIATGDFIHTIFAAVGLSAILMTSAWAFNLVKFAGAAYLVYLGVRAMLEKPSDPELPKVTPLPPLQSYGQAILAEVLNPKTALFFLAFLPQFVHPERGGAIYQFLVLGLIFAILGFFYTALIAISIRPLGHMVKRISWLGRWSGKIVGSVYILLGLKVALQER from the coding sequence ATGTTTGATTGGACTACCATGGGAGCATTTTTGGCTGTTGTGATCGGCCTCTTTTTAATTCCGGGTCCCGCTGTTCTGTTAACTGCGACGCGTACCGTCCAGGGAGGCCGTAAAGCGGGGATAATGGCTGGGCTGGGCATTGCTACAGGCGATTTCATTCATACGATTTTTGCTGCAGTCGGTTTGTCCGCGATATTGATGACATCTGCATGGGCATTCAATCTCGTAAAATTTGCGGGAGCGGCTTATTTGGTCTATTTAGGTGTTCGGGCCATGCTTGAAAAACCATCTGACCCAGAGCTGCCAAAAGTAACACCGTTGCCTCCGCTGCAATCGTATGGGCAAGCTATCCTCGCAGAAGTTTTGAATCCGAAGACGGCATTGTTCTTTCTGGCGTTTCTGCCACAATTCGTACATCCGGAGCGTGGGGGAGCCATTTACCAATTCCTTGTCCTGGGACTGATATTCGCTATCTTGGGGTTCTTTTACACCGCATTGATTGCAATCAGCATCAGACCACTTGGGCATATGGTGAAGCGAATTTCCTGGCTGGGTCGCTGGAGTGGCAAGATCGTAGGTTCTGTTTACATCTTATTGGGCTTAAAAGTAGCACTGCAAGAAAGATAA
- a CDS encoding MFS transporter, which translates to MSTITSNVKQQATGAKNSTLALLALAISAFGIGTTEFVIVGLLSTVAQDLKVTITLAGLLISGYALGVAVGAPIITALTSRIPRKALLMLLMIVFVVGNSAAALSSSFTLLIIARFFTAFSHGVFFSIGSTIAADLVPENKRASAIATMFTGLTVATVTGVPLGTFIGQMFGWRATFWGVAILGVIALISTAILVPSNLKKAKPASIKDQVKIITNLPLLLVFAITALGYGGTFVTFTFLGPILEEITGYQASAVSLILLVYGIAVAIGNTVGGKAADKNPIKALRWMFIIQAIILVILTFTAPFKWGGTLTIMLMGLLAFMNVPGLQVYVVQLAEKYVPSAVDVASAINIAAFNLGIAIGAFVGGIIVDTIGLIHTPWVGGVMVLGAALLTVISSKLEKARR; encoded by the coding sequence ATGAGCACAATTACATCCAATGTGAAGCAGCAAGCAACTGGTGCCAAAAACTCCACTCTTGCTTTACTTGCTCTCGCAATCAGCGCATTCGGTATCGGGACTACTGAATTTGTTATCGTCGGTTTGTTGTCTACAGTCGCACAGGATTTGAAAGTAACCATTACCTTAGCAGGACTTCTTATTTCTGGATATGCATTAGGGGTAGCTGTTGGAGCTCCGATTATTACAGCACTCACAAGTCGAATTCCACGCAAAGCGCTACTCATGCTTTTGATGATTGTCTTTGTTGTCGGAAACAGCGCGGCAGCCTTGTCGAGTAGTTTTACACTTTTAATCATTGCCCGTTTCTTTACCGCGTTTTCTCATGGGGTATTTTTCTCCATCGGTTCGACGATTGCAGCCGATCTGGTTCCAGAAAACAAGCGCGCCAGTGCGATTGCTACCATGTTTACGGGTCTGACTGTCGCAACTGTTACAGGCGTACCTTTGGGAACGTTTATTGGACAAATGTTTGGATGGAGAGCGACTTTTTGGGGAGTGGCCATTCTTGGCGTAATTGCACTTATCTCGACAGCGATTCTGGTACCAAGCAATTTGAAAAAAGCTAAGCCGGCTTCCATTAAAGACCAAGTGAAAATAATCACAAACTTGCCATTGTTACTTGTCTTTGCGATTACGGCTCTTGGCTACGGCGGTACCTTCGTAACCTTTACATTCTTAGGTCCGATTCTGGAAGAAATCACAGGTTATCAGGCGAGTGCCGTCAGTCTGATTCTGCTCGTCTATGGGATTGCGGTAGCGATTGGAAATACGGTTGGAGGAAAGGCGGCCGACAAGAATCCGATAAAAGCGCTGCGTTGGATGTTTATCATTCAGGCGATCATTTTGGTCATTCTCACGTTTACTGCGCCTTTCAAATGGGGGGGAACCCTCACGATTATGTTGATGGGCCTCTTGGCCTTTATGAACGTACCAGGCTTGCAAGTATATGTCGTGCAGTTGGCTGAAAAATACGTGCCAAGTGCTGTTGATGTAGCTTCTGCCATTAACATTGCGGCATTCAATCTCGGCATTGCGATAGGAGCGTTCGTGGGAGGAATCATCGTCGATACCATTGGACTGATTCATACACCATGGGTCGGCGGAGTGATGGTGTTAGGTGCAGCATTACTGACGGTGATCAGCAGCAAGCTGGAAAAAGCTCGTCGCTAA
- a CDS encoding LLM class oxidoreductase gives MSKFDGHYGFQRMFQEGKMTLGFHIPLEAYEWEAPTMERQVELVQAAEDYGFTGIWLRDVILQDPAFGDPATGQIYDMMIYLTYLAAQTKKIAFGTSSIVLPLRHPLRVAKETATIENLFPQRLMMGISSGDRRADFHGLNVPHEQRAELFRDGYDYLQKVMAEDFPKINSPYGMINGANLVPKSTAPIPTFITGYSQQTMDWFAQNGDGWIYYPRDPYNQAHAIQEWRELVQKYHPGVFKPFIQPLHLDLAENPDESVTPIRLGYRVGRKMLIELLAMYQEVGVNHLFFALFPSQRPIDEVIDELGQEVLPYFPAHIDTPEQV, from the coding sequence ATGAGCAAATTCGACGGTCACTATGGTTTTCAGCGAATGTTCCAAGAAGGGAAGATGACCTTGGGATTTCACATTCCGCTGGAGGCATACGAATGGGAAGCACCGACAATGGAGCGACAGGTTGAACTCGTTCAAGCGGCAGAAGACTACGGCTTTACCGGAATCTGGCTGCGCGATGTGATTTTGCAGGACCCCGCTTTTGGTGACCCCGCAACCGGGCAAATTTATGACATGATGATTTATTTAACCTATTTGGCTGCGCAAACCAAAAAAATCGCTTTCGGTACCTCGAGTATCGTGCTTCCACTGCGTCATCCGTTGCGAGTGGCAAAAGAGACAGCGACCATCGAAAATTTGTTTCCCCAACGTTTGATGATGGGGATTTCTTCAGGAGACAGACGGGCAGATTTTCATGGATTGAATGTGCCGCATGAACAGCGTGCAGAGCTGTTTCGTGATGGCTACGACTACTTGCAGAAGGTCATGGCAGAGGATTTCCCAAAAATCAACTCTCCATACGGTATGATTAATGGAGCGAATCTGGTGCCTAAATCGACTGCGCCCATTCCTACTTTTATCACGGGGTACAGTCAACAAACGATGGACTGGTTCGCGCAAAACGGAGATGGGTGGATTTATTATCCGCGTGACCCATACAACCAAGCACATGCCATCCAGGAATGGAGAGAGCTTGTCCAGAAATATCATCCAGGTGTATTCAAGCCGTTTATTCAGCCTCTTCATCTGGATCTTGCAGAAAACCCGGATGAGTCGGTCACGCCGATTCGATTAGGGTACCGGGTCGGAAGAAAGATGCTTATAGAACTGTTGGCCATGTATCAAGAGGTCGGCGTCAATCATTTGTTCTTCGCCTTGTTCCCTAGCCAGCGTCCTATTGACGAGGTCATCGATGAGCTTGGACAAGAAGTACTTCCATATTTCCCGGCCCATATCGATACACCGGAGCAGGTTTGA
- a CDS encoding winged helix-turn-helix transcriptional regulator, translating to MQKYNIPVEATLEVIGGKWKVVILCLLAKGTKRTSELKRAMPAITQKMLTQQLRELEADNIITRNVYQQVPPRVEYELTEYGKTLSKVLDVMCEWGESHIENQLQKIAE from the coding sequence ATGCAAAAATACAATATCCCTGTAGAGGCAACATTGGAAGTCATTGGAGGGAAATGGAAAGTAGTAATCCTCTGCTTGTTGGCAAAAGGGACAAAGCGGACAAGCGAATTGAAACGCGCAATGCCTGCCATCACGCAAAAAATGTTAACGCAGCAACTGCGAGAATTGGAAGCGGACAACATCATTACCCGCAATGTGTATCAGCAGGTTCCCCCACGCGTCGAATATGAATTGACCGAGTACGGCAAGACACTTTCGAAGGTCTTAGATGTCATGTGTGAATGGGGAGAGAGTCACATCGAAAACCAATTGCAAAAAATAGCCGAATGA
- a CDS encoding NADP-dependent oxidoreductase — translation MRGIGIKQYGDIQQLTEIELPTKPIGPDDMLISIKASGVNPVDWKVREGLLQADFPFELPLILGWDAAGTVKAVGTNVQDFHIGDDVFFRPELEREGTYADEMVVPANIVAPMPRGLSYAEAASLPLVGLTVWQALVEVGKVQAGEKVLVLGGSGGIGSMAIQLAKALGAYVATTTSSKNSDYVRELGADEVIVYDQGALHTSAQFTFMLDTLGGEAYGEAIRLMKQQGRVATIISERDAKKPSFADAFEKERELDVTFVFTRPDGTNMNRIRELVEAKHVKPFLTKIYPMTIEGVRDAHLFSQTGRVRGKIVLVRS, via the coding sequence ATGAGAGGAATTGGCATCAAGCAATACGGCGACATCCAACAGCTAACAGAAATTGAACTGCCAACAAAGCCGATCGGACCGGACGATATGCTCATTTCAATAAAAGCGAGCGGGGTAAATCCTGTCGATTGGAAGGTGAGGGAAGGTCTGCTGCAAGCAGATTTTCCTTTTGAACTGCCACTTATTTTAGGGTGGGATGCGGCGGGCACGGTAAAGGCTGTTGGTACGAATGTGCAGGATTTTCATATCGGGGATGATGTCTTCTTTCGTCCGGAGCTGGAAAGGGAAGGGACATACGCAGATGAAATGGTCGTTCCGGCGAATATCGTAGCCCCGATGCCACGTGGTTTGTCGTATGCAGAAGCGGCTTCACTTCCGCTGGTTGGACTAACGGTTTGGCAGGCATTGGTGGAGGTAGGGAAGGTACAAGCGGGAGAAAAAGTCCTTGTGTTGGGGGGGAGCGGCGGGATCGGTTCCATGGCGATCCAGCTAGCAAAAGCGCTAGGTGCCTATGTGGCAACAACAACGAGCTCCAAAAACAGCGATTATGTCCGTGAGCTGGGAGCAGATGAAGTCATCGTGTATGACCAGGGAGCACTTCATACCTCTGCGCAATTTACATTCATGCTGGACACGTTGGGTGGAGAAGCGTACGGAGAAGCTATAAGATTGATGAAGCAGCAAGGAAGAGTGGCCACCATTATCAGCGAGCGCGATGCCAAGAAACCTTCGTTCGCGGATGCGTTTGAGAAAGAACGAGAGCTGGATGTTACTTTTGTGTTTACGCGTCCAGATGGGACAAACATGAATCGTATTCGTGAGCTAGTGGAAGCCAAACATGTAAAGCCGTTTTTGACGAAGATATATCCAATGACGATTGAGGGGGTTCGCGATGCGCATCTCTTTAGTCAAACGGGTAGAGTGCGTGGGAAGATTGTGCTCGTCCGATCATGA
- a CDS encoding MFS transporter yields MEFSWKRNLIVLWIGVFFCSTAYSISIPFLPIFLHTSLGVNEHLEAWSGISFGITFLASALISPFWGSLADKYGRKPMLIRSGFSLALLYFLTYLITDPYLFLVLRIFQGLLAGYVPAAIALVATNTPEKNVGYALGIMATSGATGGIIGPLVGGVVSHVWGNAEAFIFSGFVVLVAALIATFFVKETNFNRSGSRSSVREDLRAAMANRSLMSILGMSLMVTISVMLLEPLLTVYVMQLGASQQDASLSSGIIFAAVGIATVIAAPQWGKLGSKVGYSKILFIGLMGGAIGNLLQFFFTNLYGFGILRFAYGLFFAAVYPSINAMIVKVTEPEFRGRAFSLNQSSTQLATMMGPIIGGVLGGLIPIRFVFIINGIALLITAIMIRSKRSQLAGQPLKQQTTERQLATK; encoded by the coding sequence ATGGAATTTTCTTGGAAACGTAATTTGATTGTGTTATGGATTGGGGTATTTTTCTGTAGCACCGCCTACTCCATCTCGATCCCTTTCCTGCCCATCTTCCTCCATACTTCACTGGGGGTCAATGAGCATCTGGAAGCCTGGTCCGGTATTTCGTTTGGCATCACATTTTTGGCAAGTGCACTTATTTCGCCATTTTGGGGCTCGCTTGCGGACAAATATGGACGAAAGCCAATGTTGATTCGGTCTGGATTTAGCCTCGCTTTGCTGTATTTTTTGACGTATTTGATTACGGACCCTTATTTGTTTCTTGTGTTACGGATCTTCCAGGGTTTGCTTGCCGGCTACGTACCTGCCGCCATTGCGCTGGTAGCGACGAATACACCAGAAAAAAACGTCGGGTACGCACTGGGGATTATGGCGACTTCGGGAGCAACAGGAGGAATCATCGGTCCGTTGGTTGGCGGTGTCGTCAGTCACGTATGGGGAAACGCAGAAGCTTTTATTTTTTCAGGATTTGTCGTCCTCGTAGCAGCGCTGATCGCTACTTTCTTCGTGAAGGAAACGAACTTCAACCGCTCCGGCAGTCGATCTAGTGTACGAGAAGATTTGCGGGCTGCAATGGCAAACCGGTCTTTGATGTCCATATTAGGTATGAGCCTGATGGTCACTATTTCCGTTATGCTTCTTGAGCCTTTGTTAACCGTGTATGTTATGCAATTGGGCGCATCGCAACAAGACGCATCCCTCAGCTCCGGCATCATTTTTGCGGCGGTGGGCATCGCAACCGTCATTGCAGCTCCACAATGGGGAAAGCTCGGGTCAAAGGTTGGCTATTCCAAAATCTTGTTCATCGGCTTAATGGGTGGAGCGATCGGAAATTTACTGCAATTTTTCTTCACCAATCTGTATGGATTTGGCATTTTGCGCTTCGCGTACGGACTGTTTTTTGCCGCTGTTTATCCGTCGATCAATGCCATGATTGTAAAAGTCACAGAACCAGAATTTCGCGGCAGAGCGTTTAGCCTGAACCAATCCTCGACGCAGCTCGCAACAATGATGGGACCGATCATTGGCGGCGTTCTCGGAGGACTCATCCCGATTCGCTTTGTTTTTATCATCAATGGTATCGCGCTATTGATTACTGCCATCATGATTCGATCCAAACGATCACAATTGGCCGGACAGCCGTTGAAGCAGCAGACAACGGAGCGCCAGCTAGCAACGAAGTAA
- a CDS encoding STAS domain-containing protein yields MTHFVDQFSFQDDPQQIIIDFSRSHVWDLSAVTAISKVVEKYRQLDKFVFITGLNDESKRLKQAVD; encoded by the coding sequence ATGACACACTTCGTCGACCAATTTTCCTTTCAGGATGATCCCCAGCAGATTATTATTGACTTTTCTCGTTCCCATGTCTGGGATTTGTCAGCTGTCACGGCTATCTCGAAAGTCGTAGAGAAATACAGACAGTTGGACAAATTCGTCTTTATCACCGGACTTAATGATGAAAGCAAGCGGTTAAAGCAAGCGGTTGATTGA